One stretch of Pedobacter riviphilus DNA includes these proteins:
- a CDS encoding DUF47 domain-containing protein, with protein sequence MNNIFKFFTPQDKKFHPLFEQAGSNALKIAETLLEMVSTGDAESRKTIFKEIERLEHVGDDITHSIFLELSRNFITPFDREDIHALATAVDDVADYIYGTANRMQMYNMNTINEPIVKIAELLVEMCTDIDKAIKELRSFKNIRVIADACIRINSGENQADYVFTLAVARLFEYETNAIELIKQKEVLQTIEKATDKCEDVANVLETILVKNA encoded by the coding sequence ATGAACAATATTTTTAAGTTCTTTACACCTCAAGACAAAAAGTTTCATCCGCTTTTCGAACAAGCAGGTAGCAATGCATTAAAAATTGCAGAAACCCTTTTAGAAATGGTTAGCACGGGTGATGCTGAAAGCAGAAAAACAATTTTTAAAGAAATTGAGCGCCTGGAGCATGTGGGTGATGATATTACCCATTCAATTTTTCTTGAACTGAGTAGGAACTTTATTACGCCATTTGATAGAGAAGACATTCATGCATTGGCTACTGCCGTTGATGATGTTGCCGATTATATTTATGGTACTGCAAACCGGATGCAGATGTATAACATGAATACCATTAACGAGCCGATTGTTAAAATTGCCGAGCTTTTGGTAGAAATGTGTACTGATATTGATAAAGCAATTAAAGAATTACGCAGTTTTAAAAACATCCGTGTAATTGCCGATGCTTGTATCCGTATTAACAGTGGCGAAAATCAGGCTGATTATGTATTTACATTAGCGGTAGCCCGTTTATTCGAATACGAAACTAATGCGATTGAATTAATTAAACAAAAAGAGGTTTTACAAACGATAGAAAAAGCGACAGATAAGTGTGAGGATGTGGCGAATGTGCTTGAAACTATCTTGGTTAAAAACGCTTAA